A window of Athene noctua chromosome 27, bAthNoc1.hap1.1, whole genome shotgun sequence genomic DNA:
CAGAATAACATCATGACTTATGAAATACtgatatttctccttttttaaaatttttttcactgcaggaaCTTGAAGAGTTACCTTTGGAGCCAGGtactgtgttttgggttttgtgactttattggttttttttgtttgattttggttttttgtttgtttaaattaaaaaaaaaaaaaagttctggggATTGAAACAGTTCCATtcttcatttaattatttttgtgtccctggttgtttttttttttttaatgcattactGTAGCGTATGTTATTATAGTGGACAATCCAGGTCGTGCAGGGCCATAGAGATTGGAAACCCAGTCATATCACCAGATCTGTGAATAACTTCTTTTTCAAAACATGTATTTAATGTGAAGAAATGGTTCCATAGAACTGTTACCTACAGTGGTATTAAGGAATGAGCCTTAAAGATGTAAAGGTTCTGCAAACAGATCTTGTGATATCACACTGTACTGTAGTTCTATGAATATAAATACAGGAGTGTAGGTAAAACAAAGCTTTGgtacagaacagaaattaaagagTGACTGGACCTCAGAAGAAGGAATACGCTATCATCGCAGGAATTTTCTACAGATCCTATTCGCTTTCTGGACTGAAAACGCACTCATGCACCATCAGAAGATGCCCAGTTCTCATGTTGGACTGTCTgctaaaagaatttcagagaaatttaaaaattgaacCCTCGGTGCCTTGATACGTTCAGTTAAGCATCTTGGACTCTGGAAGCTAACTAGAGAAGAAACAGAGCTGAACGATTTCATGAAGAATATCAAGGATGAGCCAGAAGGTTTTTGTTAAGTCTGTGGGggcatttttcttccctgttaaCATATTAGGGCTGATTTGGTAGTTTGTCAGACAGCAGTTAGCGTAGTACTTTTAACACTGTGTACACTAGGGTTTTCCAATCTCTGTGTAGCTTAGAAGTTCTCTTGGTGTTAGTGTGGCAGCCATGCCAGTTCCACATTTGTGATTGCTGTATTTCCCTGGTGATTAAATCTTGTGCCATTCTATTCCTGTTAAATCcgtagaaaatgagaaaatactcGACATTTTGGGGGAAACTTGTAAATCTGAACTACTTAACGAAGAAACTTCTGAAGCGGAGCGGCCACATGCACAGGAAGCAAGTAACGTGGTGCCAGGCAAGAGGCTAGCGGAGGAAGAGGACGCTCTTGCTGCCGCTCAGTTGGAGGAAGATGCTTTAGATTTGGACAGCAAATCGGCACAAGCTATGGCAAGGAAGGAAGCAAAGCGTTTAGTTGTAGCAAAAGGGGAGACAAGTGAACAGACAATAGAGGAAGAGAAACCGGACTCTGAATCTTTAGTAGTAGAGACCCTAAGCGATCAGAGTAGCAAACGCTCCCAAGGCCTGGAAGCCTCTAGTGGGGAAACAGCGGAAAAAGGCGCAGGTCCCGAAGCCAAAGATAGCAAAGAAGATGccaagaaaacagaagacaaagctAATTCTGAGGAATCCCCTGCTACTAAAGAGTCCTCAACCAGTGAGGGCGGTGATCAGaaaaagaggtttgttttttctccGTTATAGACCAGATGCTATCTTTTTTTCATTGGTCATTAAGTGATGCGAATAAGCTGTTTCCTTCAATTGGCCACCGAGACTGATGAAATTGTAGCCTATTCCTAAAGAGTCTGTTTTATTTCTCcatgtgcagattttttttttttaacacagagggtttgatttctttccttcctcaacCTTCAAAGGTTGTTTTCTTAAATTACTCTTATTTCTGTCATCTGCAAAACAGAATTGACCATTTAAGGATACGAATCCCATATTTCCCGTCACTCTTCTATAAATTTGCAAAGATAGACTTTATTTCAGAACTAATTTACTGGTAGGTATCCAGTTTTAGTGCACAACCTAGAATTAATGTTCTCTTTGCATATTATTGGTTGAATAATGTGGTGTTTTGTCTTTAGCCCTGTTGAGGAGGACAGAGATACAAAGATAATCTCAAAGGATGAGAAAggtaagttttttttttaaaaaaatgtacaaatgacttggaaaaaaatggtaaTGGGGTCAAATCTAACCATTTCTTGTGACTCAGTTGTAGTAAGTAAACATTGAATGGAGACTAATAATAGTTCTGCTTGCTTTTTGACTTGCCTTTCTTGCCTTGTTTATTTTCCGTGCCTTAATTCCCTAAGTATGTGCCCATATTCACAGTAATAGTAATAGTGGAGTTGTAGCTTTGTGAGTGGTGATAGATAACGGCAAGACCAGGACTTGTCTGAAAAATCTCAGCAGAGGCCTAAATCCATAAGTTTATACTCTGAGTGACAGTTCTGGAGGTGACTGTTAATTCAGTGAACCCTCAATGCAGTTATAACATAGGCCTTCAAAGCATGACTTGTAGATTAGTTTTCATATAACTTCTGTAACCTTACTAACTGTGACAGGCTTTTTTTAGAAAACCAAGTCTCTTGTGAATTAACATTTAATACTTTGTAGTTTTCATAGAAGCGATTGAAGTGTAGTAATACAATACGTAGATGAAAACTCATTGAAACTACTCAAATGTACATCAGGTATGCACTTCAGAGGTTCATTTTTGCAGGCTGCAATgtgtttattgatttttatttttttttttaaagattgattGGAAGAGATAAAAGTAAAATTGCATTTGAAGAggtttatgaagaaaaaaaacatttgtagGGTGTTTAGTGTTTCACTGTTGCATTCTCGTGCTATGCGGTCCTTTTATGTTTGGCTTTTTTGTACTTTAGGCCGTGCCAGTAGTGGTTCTGGCAGAAATTTGTGGGTTAGTGGACTTTCATCCTCTACTAGAGCTACAGACTTGAAGAATCTTTTCAGCAAGTATGGGAAGGTATGTAGTGGTTATGTAAATTAAGAAACCATTTTATTGAAAAGGATGACCCTAAATTTagctcttatttttcttaataaataacTGCATAGGCTAAACACTTAACTTTCAGATACAGAGTTTGAAAAGAACGCTAGAAAGTAATGTACTTTATAAAGATGGTTGTCTGACATGGGGCCTGGGAGTGACAGAAATCCAGGTTTCAGAGAATCTGTGCAGATATCTCTAAGAATGAGGCAGTTATTGACAGGAGAGTCTGGTGGGTTGTCATCTAGTGCACTGTAGTCGAAGTATACCTCTTGAGTGTCCGGCTATAGTTAATGCTCTTCTAAACTGTTCCATTTCAAGGGGTATTCCTTTGAGAAATCTAGTCTTTGAGGGCAGGCTTCCATTTGTTCTTCAGTGCCAGTTAGGTTATGAGAGCAGAAGTTGTGGAAGAGAACTCTTTCCATGACCATCTCCCCTTCCTACTAATACATTTCTGAACATAGTATTAAATGTTTGTGTTGCTAAGCGTGTGCTTCTGTGCTGTCAGAGATTGTCGTCTGTGGATAGAAACTAGCAGAGGTGTCCTGTAAGAAATGACAAAGTGACGGTAGTTCCTGTTTTATGCTTTTTTCAGAACAGGTGGAATAATCTTAAATTTGAACACTTTTATCTGTGTTTGTGTTGCTGTTGACAAGGGTGTAAATGCTGTTCACATGATATTCTGTTAAGTAGTTTTTAGTCAGGCACTTCTAGAACGTGGTTGCCTGACAGTATAGAGGTCAAGTTAAAACCGTAACGTTTGCTGCCTGTCATACGAGCCTAGCCACACTGTCTTCTGAGAATGCTGATGAGACGTTGCGTGCCAAGCGTATTTCCTCACTGTTAAAAGCAGCTAAGTGCTACACCGTGTGGTACTGGTAGACAGAGCTGCTCAGATAGTGATTAAGTTAGAACTTACTTGGCGACAGATCTGCAAACACAGGATAATTTTTCTCCCAAAGGTGGTCGGTGCAAAAGTAGTGACAAATGCTCGCAGTCCTGGTGCTCGCTGTTATGGCTTTGTTACAATGTCAACATCTGAAGAAGCCACTAAGTGTATTAATCATCTCCACAGAACAGAGCTGCACGGAAAAATGATTTCTGTGGAGAAGGTAAGTGGTAGCTGCTTTTGTGACAgtgcaatgaaaataaaagtgtgtGAGTTTAATGTCCGTCTcttattgtaaaaatatttttggctaaAATTCTAGGCAAAAAATGAACCGGCTGGGAAAAAGCCTTCAGACAAAAAGGAGGgtgaaacaaggaaggaaaaagacaggCACCATTCTGCAGAGTCCAAATCTGAGAAGTAAAGTGTTTTATGCTATTTTTCTATGTTTAAAGGCCACTCATTTGAAGTGCAGCCACATGACCAAAGTGAACAGTAACTGTAGTAAACCTCAGTTTGCTGCTTCATGCTGCATCTGAAATAAGAGTAATGTTTGAGAAGGTGAAATCGGTGTTCTACAGCAGCAAGTGAATCTTAATTGGCCCTCTGTTCAGAAAGATGGAGCTCTTTGGGGTTTAGTATCAAAACTTGTCAGTTATATCAGGAGATAGCTAATGAACTCATTTCTAGATAAACCAATATTTTTATCAGAATCGTTCATCTTCTGGTGTGACTCTGGCTTGGTCTGCTCTTCTCAATGACAAATATTTCCAGGATTTTAGTCTGTCTTTTTGATAGACTGTTTGCACAGTTAGTGAGTGATCAGTATTTGTTTCCAAAGTGGTCTGTTGCTTTTAAAAGAGGCATTTTGCTTTACTACTTTTTGTACTCTcgtaacattttaaaagatttggcAGAGGAGATACTTTGGCAGGCTGGCCTGCTTGCATGTGgtgttttatttgtttacaaAAGCTCTTCCGGGGAAGCTCAGCCTTTACCTGGGTGGGCTCTCTTACCCCTGTGCTAAACATGAACTTATAGGCAGAACAGAAAACATTACTCCTAGCAGCTGAAGTCTCCAAATACTCAGAAGGATTATCTGTTGTTTCTCACTTATGGTTAGCTTTAGCTTAGTATTGTTTGCTGCTCTTCATCATTTGTACAAGTATACATTGGCTTCAGCACAGCAGCATGGAAGGTACTGGGAGTGGGTTTACTGAGGGTATGTTTTAGAGGATTTTTGTGTTGAGGTTTTTAGGGTTGGGTgatttggggttggtttgggggttttttttggacaTGGTTGGCTTGATGTGAGTGGTTGTATAGCACATTTTGTTAGGTTCCGTATTAAAGCAAAGTTCACCTATAGGTCTGTTGGTATTAAGAAGGAGGAGAAGACCGACAAAAGAGAAGATGCTAAGAAAccagaaaaagatggaaaagatgaaaaagaaggaaaagagaaagatgaaCAAAAGGCTGGATCCTGTGATCGATCTAGGGCAAGCAAGTCAGGTAATTCTAGTtgcctttcagaaatgttttcaagcatacttatttaaaaaaaaaaaaaaaacaaaagcaaaaactggTACAACCAATGTGACAAAGCTTCTACTTTGCATCCAGAAAAATTTCCCTTATCAGCTAAGTAGGAAATGTAGGACCAAGCGTAAAGTTTCAGAATCTTGGTTGATGAGAAGACTTCAGCTTGTGCAAAACTCAGTGTTCTTATTGGGTGTGATTCATAATTCGGTAAAAAGACCATGAGGTGTACTTGGTAATACTGAGGTTTTCCTGTTGAacaaaaaataccagaaaataccttgaaaactttttttgtgACTTAGAATGCTAGTAACATAGCAACAGTTTTTATAATTACTGGGCTTTAAATACTTGAAATGGTAAACTGTGAATTTTACGGAACTACTGCTGGGTTTAGACCTAACACAGTGTGTGgttctgtgtgttttattttgggttttcttttgtttggttggtttttttaactgtggCAAAGGAACGTATTTTGCAGATGgaagaatgaaattaaatttgctttcttttaactgTCATCCCTGCCAGAAAAAACTACTCTTAATTTTCTGATAGCTTTACTGCCCTCAATCCCCAACTTGGCCAAATCTTGGTACGCTATTTAAATCATAAATGTAATCTTCCATAAGTTGTTTTAAACCTcagtaaaataactttttaccGCTAAGCATCTTGAAAGTTTTAGATTTTGCAAGACTTTTTGTATGTCTTgcacattatttattttcagatgtattttgtATTCTAGCAAGTCGAGGAGCTGAAAGGACAGTGGTAATGGACAAATCTAAAGGAGAACCAGTTATTAGTGTGAAAACTTCTACATCAAAAGAGAGGGTAAGTACAACTTCGAGAAGCCTCTGTGTAAAAATAGGTGTCAAATAGCTTTAGATGCGTGTGTTTGAAAGGTTTTTTTGCCTTGCATATTTGGAAGAGTTATAAAAGGATAACTTTTTAGAAGGCATTAGGGTGTAAATGATGGTGCAAAAGTAAATGCTTATGCTTCACCACCTTTATAGTTTTTGTTGCTGCTGCCTTAGTTGAAGTAGAGTTGCAATGTGAAAATGCTGTTAAGATGATGAGTGTGAAGTGTGGTAACTGGTGACCTTTAAAATGGTGTATCATTTTCCACCAGTGCAAGTCAGATCATGTGTTCttagtatttatatatatttaaagtctTTAGAAGTTCTAGCCAAATTCGGGGTACTTTTCCCTGACCTGCTTTTCCATGAAATTCCAACATTATTTACCCCGGGAAGGTATTGTACTCTGTTTTGCTCAGGTCAGCATAAGGTAGGCCTTTTGCCTAGGAATTTTAGCTAAAAAAACACTGTGGTCAGCTAATGAATTGTTTTGATTTAACTCAGAGTACAAAAAGCCAGGATCGCAAATCtgagagcaaagaaaagcaagataTTTTATCATTTGATAAAATCAAAGAACAGCGAGAACGTGAACGTCAGAGACAGAGGGAGCGAGAAATCAGGGAAACAGAAAGACGCAGGTGAGGTTTTTCCCAGTTTCGCTCTAAACTTTGAATGGCATTTGGTTTTACTTCCCGTATCTGTGTTTCTGACCAGGCTGCAAAGTTGTGAAGTAGTGTTGTGCTGGCCCTCCAACATACTGATTTAATACTGTTCTGTTGCTAGAACAGACCTGATGCCAAATTATGAAGGATTTTAGTACTGAAATTGATCTTCTCTAAGCCTATGCTTTTTGTGCGATTCTTGCTGAATCACAACTTTCTAGGTGCTTTCAGGTCTTGTGTTCCACTTGATCAGATTTGAATTTACataattgaaatttttttttccctggagttCAACAATACTTTCTATTTGTCAGACTTCTGTCTTAGGACATGCTGTGCTTTATGAAAGCTTTTTCAGAGCTGATTTAGAGTAGATATCATGTTACTTAGGCAGAATGCTTACCCTTTCTTCTTTCATCTGTTCGTTCcttcccccccatcccactaAGCAGCTATGATTTAGTTGAGAAGATACAGTTTGCATTTAAGCAGGTAGTGGGAAAAAAGtagaaacttatttttttttttaaaaaaaaaaaagcaaacaagaaaccCCATGTGTGAACCAGCAGaaccacaaaaccacacagatgaaacacaaagaataaatttattctcattaccTCATGACCTGggggatctctgcagcagcatcagGGCAGAGGAACGCAAGTGGGGATGCTGGCACCATGGAGCTTGgtccttgctagccagaaagaggagaagaaagaaaagatctcgaacctgctgctttcacctgtatATATCGTGAATTTTTGCAGGCATAgctttccactgtgctttgatcttgcccacagcagggcaggaatctcaagaaTGATAGGTAGGGTGCCTCTGAGTCTCCCACAGGCCTGTATTATCTAAATTCAGACATCTACCCGTCAAGCACACAAAACTAAACAATAATTAGTATGAtacatgtgaaaacaaaatatctcttttccaattagagagagagagaggcgaGAACGAGAACAACGTCTTCAAGCTATTCATGAGCGGGATGAAAGGCAGAGGCTTCAGAGAGAGCGAGAACGACTTGAATTTCAAAGGCAGCGTCTTGATAGAGAGCgcttggagagagagagattagaGAGAGAAAGAATGCATATAGAGCAGGAAAGGAGACGAGAACAGGAGCGGATCCAGCGAGAGAGGGAAGAGCTGCGACGTCAGCAGGAACAGCTACGCTACGAACAAGAACGGCGATCTGCCATGAGAAGGCCTTACGATCCTGACGGCAGGTAACAGTAACCGTGATGAGATTCCAAACTCCTCAGCTGCATCCAGTTACAGATAAAGCATTCTAAAGCCTATGTAAATTCTGAGTACTCTTGCTAAAGCAGTCATGGGAGCTCACAACCGAAAAACTCTTTACATGTTGCTTTTAACACTTTAATACCAATCTTGAGAAAGAGCAAACGTCATACTCATATACCTGTAATCACAATTTTATTACAACAGGattaaaattcttattttcaagAGGAGTGACAGAGAATAGAAACCATGCGTTTTGTCTCCAAAGTAGAATTGGTAGTGGGAACAGATACTCATTCTCTTCTTGCATCAGCACATACTGAGATGAAGATTTTTGTATAGTGTCAATACACCTAGCTTCCTCTGAAACTGGA
This region includes:
- the LOC141970838 gene encoding scaffold attachment factor B1-like isoform X3 — encoded protein: MRAAPLGFLVSARAGCGFFLSLPLSLQGVSVLPPFCAAAAASRRCFYLALLRASRNNGPMAESQSAAGQGESASLGGSGVPGSESENRRRLSELRVIDLRAELKRRNLDSGGNKSVLMERLRKAIEEEGGNPDEIPVVSENIMKKTPKRSSKGRRPDEEGVEDNGLEEDSGDGQEDIEASLDNLQDIDMMDISVLDEAEIDNGNAVDCGEDYSADNILDSLSDSKENTDAEVKELPDQSTEYAVGNLEASPQFSEIKEESREIPVAMVEVEDVGDSLDAASSDLTVIKELEELPLEPENEKILDILGETCKSELLNEETSEAERPHAQEASNVVPGKRLAEEEDALAAAQLEEDALDLDSKSAQAMARKEAKRLVVAKGETSEQTIEEEKPDSESLVVETLSDQSSKRSQGLEASSGETAEKGAGPEAKDSKEDAKKTEDKANSEESPATKESSTSEGGDQKKSPVEEDRDTKIISKDEKGRASSGSGRNLWVSGLSSSTRATDLKNLFSKYGKVVGAKVVTNARSPGARCYGFVTMSTSEEATKCINHLHRTELHGKMISVEKAKNEPAGKKPSDKKEGETRKEKDRHHSAESKSEKSVGIKKEEKTDKREDAKKPEKDGKDEKEGKEKDEQKAGSCDRSRASKSASRGAERTVVMDKSKGEPVISVKTSTSKERSTKSQDRKSESKEKQDILSFDKIKEQRERERQRQREREIRETERRRERERREREQRLQAIHERDERQRLQRERERLEFQRQRLDRERLERERLERERMHIEQERRREQERIQREREELRRQQEQLRYEQERRSAMRRPYDPDGRRDDPYWPEAKRMAMDDRYHSEFSRQDRFHDFDHRDRGRYQDHCMDRRDSSRGIPDRDGQHYPDERHGGPDRHTRDSWGGYGSDRRMSEGRGIPPQTRRGGFTQVGNLSQMMQSSGIQGAFAGQERTTRPTEPRFTRRY
- the LOC141970838 gene encoding scaffold attachment factor B1-like isoform X1 produces the protein MRAAPLGFLVSARAGCGFFLSLPLSLQGVSVLPPFCAAAAASRRCFYLALLRASRNNGPMAESQSAAGQGESASLGGSGVPGSESENRRRLSELRVIDLRAELKRRNLDSGGNKSVLMERLRKAIEEEGGNPDEIPVVSENIMKKTPKRSSKGRRPDEEGVEDNGLEEDSGDGQEDIEASLDNLQDIDMMDISVLDEAEIDNGNAVDCGEDYSADNILDSLSDSKENTDAEVKELPDQSTEYAVGNLEASPQFSEIKEESREIPVAMVEVEDVGDSLDAASSDLTVIKELEELPLEPENEKILDILGETCKSELLNEETSEAERPHAQEASNVVPGKRLAEEEDALAAAQLEEDALDLDSKSAQAMARKEAKRLVVAKGETSEQTIEEEKPDSESLVVETLSDQSSKRSQGLEASSGETAEKGAGPEAKDSKEDAKKTEDKANSEESPATKESSTSEGGDQKKSPVEEDRDTKIISKDEKGRASSGSGRNLWVSGLSSSTRATDLKNLFSKYGKVVGAKVVTNARSPGARCYGFVTMSTSEEATKCINHLHRTELHGKMISVEKAKNEPAGKKPSDKKEGETRKEKDRHHSAESKSEKSVGIKKEEKTDKREDAKKPEKDGKDEKEGKEKDEQKAGSCDRSRASKSASRGAERTVVMDKSKGEPVISVKTSTSKERSTKSQDRKSESKEKQDILSFDKIKEQRERERQRQREREIRETERRRERERREREQRLQAIHERDERQRLQRERERLEFQRQRLDRERLERERLERERMHIEQERRREQERIQREREELRRQQEQLRYEQERRSAMRRPYDPDGRRDDPYWPEAKRMAMDDRYHSEFSRQDRFHDFDHRDRGRYQDHCMDRRDSSRGIPDRDGQHYPDERHGGPDRHTRDSWGGYGSDRRMSEGRGIPPQTRDGRDWGDHGRKLEGHQDRSWQGNVDGGMMGRDHERWQGGDRSMPGQSGPGHVMNQGGMSGRGGFTQVGNLSQMMQSSGIQGAFAGQERTTRPTEPRFTRRY
- the LOC141970838 gene encoding scaffold attachment factor B1-like isoform X2, yielding MRAAPLGFLVSARAGCGFFLSLPLSLQGVSVLPPFCAAAAASRRCFYLALLRASRNNGPMAESQSAAGQGESASLGGSGVPGSESENRRRLSELRVIDLRAELKRRNLDSGGNKSVLMERLRKAIEEEGGNPDEIPVVSENIMKKTPKRSSKGRRPDEEGVEDNGLEEDSGDGQEDIEASLDNLQDIDMMDISVLDEAEIDNGNAVDCGEDYSADNILDSLSDSKENTDAEVKELPDQSTEYAVEVEDVGDSLDAASSDLTVIKELEELPLEPENEKILDILGETCKSELLNEETSEAERPHAQEASNVVPGKRLAEEEDALAAAQLEEDALDLDSKSAQAMARKEAKRLVVAKGETSEQTIEEEKPDSESLVVETLSDQSSKRSQGLEASSGETAEKGAGPEAKDSKEDAKKTEDKANSEESPATKESSTSEGGDQKKSPVEEDRDTKIISKDEKGRASSGSGRNLWVSGLSSSTRATDLKNLFSKYGKVVGAKVVTNARSPGARCYGFVTMSTSEEATKCINHLHRTELHGKMISVEKAKNEPAGKKPSDKKEGETRKEKDRHHSAESKSEKSVGIKKEEKTDKREDAKKPEKDGKDEKEGKEKDEQKAGSCDRSRASKSASRGAERTVVMDKSKGEPVISVKTSTSKERSTKSQDRKSESKEKQDILSFDKIKEQRERERQRQREREIRETERRRERERREREQRLQAIHERDERQRLQRERERLEFQRQRLDRERLERERLERERMHIEQERRREQERIQREREELRRQQEQLRYEQERRSAMRRPYDPDGRRDDPYWPEAKRMAMDDRYHSEFSRQDRFHDFDHRDRGRYQDHCMDRRDSSRGIPDRDGQHYPDERHGGPDRHTRDSWGGYGSDRRMSEGRGIPPQTRDGRDWGDHGRKLEGHQDRSWQGNVDGGMMGRDHERWQGGDRSMPGQSGPGHVMNQGGMSGRGGFTQVGNLSQMMQSSGIQGAFAGQERTTRPTEPRFTRRY
- the LOC141970838 gene encoding scaffold attachment factor B2-like isoform X4 — translated: MRAAPLGFLVSARAGCGFFLSLPLSLQGVSVLPPFCAAAAASRRCFYLALLRASRNNGPMAESQSAAGQGESASLGGSGVPGSESENRRRLSELRVIDLRAELKRRNLDSGGNKSVLMERLRKAIEEEGGNPDEIPVVSENIMKKTPKRSSKGRRPDEEGVEDNGLEEDSGDGQVEVEDVGDSLDAASSDLTVIKELEELPLEPENEKILDILGETCKSELLNEETSEAERPHAQEASNVVPGKRLAEEEDALAAAQLEEDALDLDSKSAQAMARKEAKRLVVAKGETSEQTIEEEKPDSESLVVETLSDQSSKRSQGLEASSGETAEKGAGPEAKDSKEDAKKTEDKANSEESPATKESSTSEGGDQKKSPVEEDRDTKIISKDEKGRASSGSGRNLWVSGLSSSTRATDLKNLFSKYGKVVGAKVVTNARSPGARCYGFVTMSTSEEATKCINHLHRTELHGKMISVEKAKNEPAGKKPSDKKEGETRKEKDRHHSAESKSEKSVGIKKEEKTDKREDAKKPEKDGKDEKEGKEKDEQKAGSCDRSRASKSASRGAERTVVMDKSKGEPVISVKTSTSKERSTKSQDRKSESKEKQDILSFDKIKEQRERERQRQREREIRETERRRERERREREQRLQAIHERDERQRLQRERERLEFQRQRLDRERLERERLERERMHIEQERRREQERIQREREELRRQQEQLRYEQERRSAMRRPYDPDGRRDDPYWPEAKRMAMDDRYHSEFSRQDRFHDFDHRDRGRYQDHCMDRRDSSRGIPDRDGQHYPDERHGGPDRHTRDSWGGYGSDRRMSEGRGIPPQTRDGRDWGDHGRKLEGHQDRSWQGNVDGGMMGRDHERWQGGDRSMPGQSGPGHVMNQGGMSGRGGFTQVGNLSQMMQSSGIQGAFAGQERTTRPTEPRFTRRY